Genomic window (Lewinellaceae bacterium):
TGAGCAGCGCCCCTGCTCCCATAAGAAAATAGTTTTGACGGCCAAAATCCAGCACTTCTTTGCGGGAAGATTCGGGAGTTGCCGTCCGCCTGCGCGAAGAAACCGCCGGGCCAACCGTTTTTTTCTGGGTGGTTACAACGACCTTTTTTTTGGGTGGTTTGCTTTTACTCATTTTATAAATTGTATTAATACAAATCGTCTAATCTCATTTTCAGGTACTTGCGCACAACGTAATAGGTGCT
Coding sequences:
- a CDS encoding DUF3098 domain-containing protein, producing the protein MSKSKPPKKKVVVTTQKKTVGPAVSSRRRTATPESSRKEVLDFGRQNYFLMGAGALLIAIGLFLMAGGAMPSPEVWDDSIIYSTRRTLIAPMVILAGLAVEIVAIFKQA